In Burkholderia contaminans, the following proteins share a genomic window:
- a CDS encoding tyrosine-protein phosphatase: protein MRSASNFRDTAGPDGTGYVTTSGAKMKKGVIYRSSALALSAADIAIVGTLGIRQVRDLRTPAEIKTQPDVPLAGAAWQNLNVLGAAGIDPIPTTGATATAFMSSMYRAFVTSDTAHASYHALFTGFAGSGENLVFHCTAGKDRTGWATAILHTILGASEQTILADYLLTNVYSASEIAASVVQAKKAGGQNAADMMAVLQGAHTDYLQAAFDQVTASYGSMASYISNGLQLDQATLDAIRQHMLV from the coding sequence TTGCGTTCCGCATCGAATTTTCGCGACACGGCCGGGCCGGACGGAACCGGCTACGTGACAACGAGCGGCGCGAAGATGAAAAAAGGCGTGATCTATCGTTCATCCGCGCTCGCGCTGTCGGCCGCGGACATCGCCATCGTCGGCACGCTCGGCATCAGGCAGGTCCGCGACCTGCGCACGCCCGCCGAGATCAAGACGCAACCGGATGTGCCGCTGGCCGGCGCCGCCTGGCAAAACCTCAACGTGCTCGGGGCTGCCGGCATCGATCCGATCCCGACCACCGGCGCCACCGCGACGGCATTCATGTCGAGCATGTACCGCGCGTTCGTCACGTCGGACACCGCGCATGCCAGCTACCACGCGCTCTTCACCGGCTTCGCTGGCTCAGGCGAAAACCTGGTGTTCCACTGCACGGCAGGCAAGGATCGCACGGGCTGGGCAACCGCGATCCTGCACACGATCCTGGGCGCGTCCGAACAGACGATACTCGCAGACTATCTGCTGACGAACGTCTATAGTGCATCGGAAATCGCAGCGTCGGTCGTCCAGGCCAAAAAAGCCGGCGGGCAAAATGCGGCAGACATGATGGCCGTGCTTCAAGGCGCGCACACCGACTATCTGCAGGCAGCGTTCGACCAGGTCACCGCCTCATACGGCTCGATGGCGTCGTATATCTCGAACGGGTTGCAGCTCGACCAGGCGACGCTGGACGCAATCCGGCAGCACATGCTGGTTTGA
- a CDS encoding IS110 family transposase, translated as MDTVSLIGIDLGKHCFHLHGQDASGRMVFRKKLTRSQMFTLLGNFPRCIVVMEACAGAHWIARRLQALGHEAKLISPQFVKPFRQGNKNDFADARAICEAAARSSMRFVSPHNEAQQIVSALHRVRERLVRDRTGTINQIHAFLLEFGISLPRGMAVIRRLPAVLEAESLPPRLVVVLERLQAHFKYLDEQIHQLERELLTQLHEDERSERLLEIPGIGPMTASVLMSELGDAQQYGSARQFAASVGLVPRQYSTGGKPTLLGISKRGDKELRRLLVQCARAIMQRIEHRTDALGVWIRSLLARRHSNVVACALANKLARIAWAILAKGTHYRSIEAVPSV; from the coding sequence ATGGACACGGTATCGCTGATCGGAATCGATCTCGGCAAGCACTGCTTCCACCTGCATGGACAGGATGCGTCAGGCAGGATGGTGTTCCGTAAAAAGCTCACGCGTAGCCAGATGTTCACGCTGCTGGGCAATTTTCCGCGTTGCATTGTGGTCATGGAGGCCTGCGCCGGTGCTCACTGGATCGCACGTCGACTTCAAGCGCTGGGCCATGAGGCCAAGCTGATTTCTCCGCAATTCGTCAAACCGTTCCGGCAAGGCAACAAGAACGATTTCGCGGACGCCCGTGCGATCTGCGAAGCAGCCGCTCGTTCGAGCATGCGTTTCGTGAGCCCGCACAACGAAGCCCAGCAAATCGTTTCAGCCTTGCACCGTGTGCGCGAGCGGCTGGTGCGTGACCGCACCGGCACGATCAATCAGATTCATGCGTTTCTGTTGGAGTTCGGTATCAGCTTGCCGCGCGGCATGGCAGTGATCCGGCGACTGCCTGCCGTGCTCGAGGCAGAATCGTTGCCGCCGAGGCTGGTGGTCGTGCTCGAACGTTTGCAGGCGCACTTCAAGTATCTGGACGAGCAGATCCACCAGCTCGAACGTGAGTTGCTTACCCAGCTACACGAGGATGAACGCAGTGAACGACTGCTCGAGATTCCTGGCATTGGCCCGATGACCGCCAGCGTGTTGATGTCTGAGTTGGGCGATGCCCAGCAATATGGCTCAGCAAGGCAGTTTGCAGCTTCGGTTGGTCTGGTGCCGCGGCAGTACAGCACCGGCGGCAAACCAACGCTACTGGGCATCAGCAAGCGTGGCGACAAGGAACTGCGACGATTGCTGGTGCAATGTGCGCGGGCCATCATGCAGCGCATCGAGCACCGCACGGATGCATTGGGCGTCTGGATTCGCAGCCTGTTGGCGCGGCGACACTCGAACGTGGTGGCCTGTGCCCTGGCCAACAAACTGGCGAGGATCGCCTGGGCCATCCTCGCCAAAGGGACACACTACCGGAGCATCGAGGCTGTTCCCTCAGTCTGA
- a CDS encoding MerR family transcriptional regulator produces MTTTVEKVVLPPIPAKRYFTIGEVSELCGVKPHVLRYWEQEFTQLRPVKRRGNRRYYQHHEVLLIRRIRELLYEQGFTINGARNRLDSPAGERAAAAPVEPEMQATDARVPGRAGSTVDVIALRQALLDVIDGLKHD; encoded by the coding sequence ATGACCACTACGGTTGAGAAAGTCGTCTTGCCTCCGATTCCCGCGAAGCGCTACTTCACGATCGGTGAAGTCAGCGAACTTTGCGGGGTCAAGCCGCATGTGCTGCGTTATTGGGAACAGGAATTTACTCAACTGCGGCCGGTGAAGCGGCGTGGCAATCGCCGGTATTACCAGCACCACGAAGTGCTGCTGATCCGGCGGATTCGCGAGTTGCTGTACGAGCAGGGATTCACGATCAACGGCGCGCGCAACCGGCTCGATTCGCCGGCCGGCGAGCGGGCCGCGGCGGCACCCGTCGAGCCGGAGATGCAGGCCACCGATGCGCGCGTGCCAGGCAGGGCGGGCTCGACCGTCGACGTCATTGCATTGCGACAGGCGCTGCTCGACGTGATCGACGGACTGAAGCACGACTGA
- the bamC gene encoding outer membrane protein assembly factor BamC yields MTDLRLTMRFAAVLATGALVAGCGTSSPTKVDYKSDSKSKEASLAVPPNMLDETADQRSLPPQGGATSLSALQQVQQAAPALDTVAPAVAGMHIQRDGTESWLVIDGKQPADVWPQVRRFWQEQGFLLVVDQRDKGVMETDWNETHPQINDGLIRSVISKAMGNSYVTAERNKYRTRLDSAPNGGTYVFISQKGMREAITGSNNDSSKWEAKPNDPALETEYLKRLMAVLAQNEQRAKNGEPPIANIKDNTVPAAKDKKADDASSKAAAAIAAQNVSRTSAQGNDAADAAVPSEVTLGEPYDRSWLHVGLALDRANFTVDDRDRSKGLYFVRYVDPKDLTSAEQGFWSQLFHGKKEKQAKQYRVNVKALTADQTRVAVVDDSGAIDTSSPARQIMGLLVNQLR; encoded by the coding sequence ATGACTGATCTTCGTCTTACCATGCGGTTCGCTGCAGTGCTCGCAACCGGCGCGCTCGTCGCCGGTTGCGGTACGTCGTCGCCCACGAAAGTGGACTACAAGAGCGATTCGAAATCGAAGGAAGCGTCGCTCGCAGTGCCGCCCAACATGCTCGACGAGACGGCCGATCAGCGCTCGCTGCCGCCCCAGGGCGGCGCGACTTCCCTGTCCGCGCTTCAGCAGGTCCAGCAGGCAGCGCCTGCGCTGGACACCGTTGCTCCGGCTGTCGCCGGCATGCATATCCAGCGCGACGGCACCGAGAGCTGGCTCGTGATCGACGGCAAGCAGCCCGCCGACGTCTGGCCGCAGGTTCGCCGCTTCTGGCAGGAACAGGGCTTCCTGCTCGTCGTCGACCAGCGCGACAAGGGCGTGATGGAAACCGACTGGAACGAAACCCATCCGCAGATCAACGACGGCCTGATCCGTAGCGTGATCTCGAAGGCGATGGGCAACTCGTACGTGACGGCCGAGCGCAACAAGTACCGTACGCGTCTCGATTCGGCGCCGAATGGCGGCACTTACGTGTTCATCAGCCAGAAGGGGATGCGCGAAGCGATCACGGGCTCGAACAACGATTCGAGCAAGTGGGAAGCGAAGCCGAACGATCCGGCGCTCGAGACCGAATACCTGAAGCGATTGATGGCCGTGCTCGCACAGAACGAGCAGCGCGCGAAGAACGGCGAGCCGCCGATCGCGAACATCAAGGACAACACGGTGCCGGCGGCCAAGGACAAGAAGGCCGACGACGCATCGTCGAAGGCTGCTGCAGCGATTGCCGCGCAAAACGTCTCCCGCACGTCGGCGCAAGGCAACGATGCGGCCGATGCTGCCGTCCCGTCGGAAGTCACGCTCGGCGAGCCGTACGACCGGTCATGGCTGCACGTCGGTCTCGCGCTAGATCGTGCGAACTTCACGGTGGACGATCGTGATCGCTCGAAGGGCCTGTATTTCGTGCGTTATGTCGATCCGAAGGATCTGACTTCGGCCGAGCAGGGCTTCTGGAGCCAGTTGTTCCATGGCAAGAAGGAAAAGCAGGCGAAGCAGTACCGTGTCAACGTGAAGGCACTCACGGCCGACCAGACGCGCGTGGCGGTAGTCGACGATTCGGGTGCGATCGACACGTCGTCGCCGGCTCGCCAGATCATGGGGTTGCTCGTGAATCAGCTCCGCTGA
- a CDS encoding class I SAM-dependent methyltransferase: MDLKEVDVLGAGVGDHWYYASKASAIRRFLGAPGANRILDVGAGSGFFSKHLLERTQATEAWCVDTSYADDTDGEASGKPIHFRRSVDRFDADLVLLMDVLEHVDDDVGLLTQYVKGAPSGSRFLITVPAFQFLWSGHDDFLEHKRRYTLGSLEDVVRRSGLEVEHGAYYFGLTFPLAAALRLGERVRRQPSEPASQLRRHHPLVNGLLKSICRIELPIFRFNRVAGLTVICVARKR, translated from the coding sequence ATGGATCTCAAGGAAGTCGACGTATTGGGTGCGGGCGTGGGCGATCACTGGTACTACGCGTCGAAGGCGAGTGCGATCCGTCGGTTCCTGGGGGCGCCGGGCGCGAACCGGATACTCGATGTCGGTGCCGGCTCAGGCTTCTTCTCGAAGCATTTGCTGGAGCGTACGCAGGCGACGGAGGCGTGGTGTGTCGATACGAGCTACGCCGACGATACCGACGGCGAGGCGTCCGGCAAGCCCATCCACTTTCGGCGATCCGTTGACCGATTCGATGCCGATCTCGTGTTGCTGATGGACGTGCTCGAGCATGTCGACGACGATGTCGGTCTGCTCACGCAGTACGTAAAGGGCGCGCCTTCGGGCAGCCGCTTTCTGATCACGGTTCCCGCGTTCCAGTTTCTCTGGAGCGGTCATGACGATTTTCTCGAGCACAAGCGCCGATATACGCTCGGCAGTCTCGAGGACGTGGTGCGTCGCTCGGGGCTCGAGGTCGAACACGGCGCCTATTATTTCGGTCTCACGTTTCCGCTTGCGGCAGCGCTGCGGCTCGGCGAGCGGGTGCGCCGGCAGCCGAGCGAGCCGGCGTCGCAATTGCGTCGTCACCATCCGCTCGTTAACGGCCTGCTCAAGTCTATCTGCCGGATCGAGTTACCGATATTCCGTTTCAACCGCGTCGCCGGGCTGACGGTCATCTGTGTTGCGCGCAAGCGGTGA
- a CDS encoding putative quinol monooxygenase: MAEIAVVALIVAKPGAEEKLRAQLEGIVEPTRNEAGALQYDLHRDLKEPARFVFVERWESEEALAAHARSAHILAYREAAADWIERSEIRVLSKLV; the protein is encoded by the coding sequence ATGGCGGAAATTGCAGTCGTGGCGCTGATCGTGGCAAAGCCGGGCGCCGAGGAGAAGTTGCGGGCCCAGCTCGAAGGGATCGTCGAACCGACCCGCAACGAAGCGGGAGCATTGCAGTACGACCTGCATCGGGACCTGAAGGAACCGGCGCGATTCGTATTCGTCGAGCGCTGGGAAAGCGAGGAGGCGCTGGCTGCTCATGCGCGTTCCGCGCACATTCTCGCTTACCGGGAAGCGGCCGCGGACTGGATCGAGCGTTCCGAAATCCGCGTGCTGTCGAAGCTCGTCTGA